A window from Macaca thibetana thibetana isolate TM-01 chromosome 7, ASM2454274v1, whole genome shotgun sequence encodes these proteins:
- the LOC126958729 gene encoding phosphoglycerate kinase 1-like yields MSLSNKLTLDKLDVKGKVVVMRVDFNVPMKNNQITNNQRIKAAVPSIKFCLDNGAKSVVLMSHLGRPDGVPMPDKYSLEPVAVELKSLLGKDVLFLKDCVGPEVEKACANPAAGSVILLENLHFHVEEERKGKDASGNKVKAEPAKIEAFRASLSKLGDVYVNDAFGTAHKAHSSMVGVNLPQKAGGFLMKKELNYFAKALESPEQPFLAILGGAKVADKIQLINNMLDKVNEMIFGGRMAFTFLKVLNNMEIGTSLFDEEGAKIVKDLMSKAEKNGVKITLPVDFVTADKFDENAKTGQATVASGIPAGWMGLDCGPESSKKYAEAVTWAKQIVWNGPVGVFEWEAFAWGTKALMDEVVKATSRGCITITGGGDTATCCAKWNTEDKVSHVSTGGGASLELLEGKVLPGVDALSNI; encoded by the coding sequence ATGTCGCTTTCTAACAAGCTGACGCTGGACAAGCTGGATGTTAAAGGGAAGGTGGTCGTTATGAGAGTCGACTTCAATGTTCCTATGAAGAACAACCAGATAACAAATAACCAGAGGATTAAGGCTGCTGTCCCAAGCATCAAATTCTGCTTGGACAATGGAGCCAAGTCGGTAGTCCTTATGAGCCACCTAGGCCGGCCTGATGGTGTCCCTATGCCTGACAAGTACTCCTTAGAGCCAGTTGCTGTAGAACTCAAGTCTCTGCTGGGCAAGGATGTTCTGTTCTTGAAGGACTGTGTAGGCCCAGAAGTGGAGAAAGCCTGTGCCAACCCAGCTGCTGGGTCTGTCATCCTGCTGGAGAACCTCCACTTTCAtgtggaggaagaaaggaagggaaaagatgCTTCTGGGAACAAGGTTAAAGCTGAGCCAGCCAAAATAGAAGCTTTCCGAGCTTCACTTTCCAAGCTAGGGGATGTCTACGTCAATGATGCTTTTGGCACTGCTCACAAAGCCCACAGCTCCATGGTAGGAGTCAATCTGCCACAGAAGGCTGGAGGATTTTTGATGAAGAAGGAGCTGAACTACTTTGCCAAGGCCTTGGAGAGCCCAGAGCAACCTTTCCTGGCCATCCTGGGTGGAGCTAAAGTTGCAGACAAGATCCAGTTGATCAATAATATGCTGGACAAAGTCAACGAGATGATTTTTGGTGGCAGAATGGCTTTTACCTTCCTTAAGGTGCTCAACAACATGGAGATTGGCACTTCTCTGTTTGATGAAGAGGGAGCCAAGATTGTCAAGGACCTAATGTCCAAAGctgagaagaatggtgtgaagATTACCTTGCCTGTTGACTTTGTCACTGCTGACAAGTTTGATGAGAATGCCAAGACTGGCCAAGCCACTGTGGCTTCTGGCATACCTGCTGGCTGGATGGGCTTGGACTGTGgtcctgaaagcagcaagaagtATGCTGAGGCTGTCACTTGGGCTAAGCAGATTGTGTGGAATGGTCCTGTGGGGGTATTTGAATGGGAAGCTTTTGCCTGGGGAACCAAAGCCCTCATGGATGAGGTGGTGAAAGCCACTTCTAGGGGCTGCATCACCATCACAGGTGGTGGAGACACTGCCACTTGCTGTGCCAAATGGAACACGGAGGATAAAGTCAGCCATGTGAGCACTGGGGGTGGTGCCAGTTTGGAGCTCCTGGAAGGTAAAGTCCTTCCTGGGGTGGATGCTCTCAGCAATATTTAG